Within Sphingobium sp. EP60837, the genomic segment CCACATCGACCTTGCCGAATGGCACGCCAGCATATCGCACCGGCTGGACAAAGCGGAAGCCGCCCCGCGTTTGGGTCACGGCGGACCCGGCGGCGGAGCTTAGGGGGGCTTCGGCGGTGGCCGCCTGATAGCGCGTGCCCAAAAGGCGGGGGTTGCTTGCCGCGCGTATGATGTTGCGCTCATCGGCAATGACGAGATGGCGCAGGCTAGGGTCGCTGGCGGCGGCCACGGCGAAGGCTTGCAAGGGCGCCCAATCCTGCTCCGCAGCCGGTCGTCCCGCATTTTCCGCGACATGGAGCGCCGCGTTGCGTGCGACAAAAGAGGCGATCGAGGAGCCGGAGGTCAGCGCCATCTCCTGCATGACCGCTTTTTCACGCTGCACCACGAAATCGACGCCAGTGCCAAGCGCGAGCAACGTGGAAAGCCCGAGCAAGAACGGCATGCGATAGCGCTGCATCCTTCCTTCCTGCCGCTGGTCAAGGTCGCCGGTCGCCGCGTCAAATTCGCGGCGGAGCGCCTGGGCCACCTGCGCGGCGTCGGCAAAACGCTGGTCCGGCTTCTTCGCGAGCAGCTTGCCGATTAGGAAGCGCAGCCCCTTTGGGCAATCGGGCACATGCCGCGCGATCTCCAGCGGCTGTTCCTGCGCGATCTGGATGGCGAGCGTGGCGAGCCCCGTGCCGGTGAAGGCGATTTTGCCCGTCACCATTTCATAGAGGACGACGCCGAGCGAGAAGAGGTCGGATCGCGCATCGACCGCTAGGCCAAGCGCCTGTTCGGGGCTCATATAGCGCGGCGTTCCCAGCACCGCGCCAGCCTGCGTCCGGGCGGCGTGCCGCTCCGAGGCGGCAACGTCGCGGCCATCGATGCGGGCGATGCCGAAATCGAGCAGCTTGGCCGTCTTGCCATTGTCGCAGATCAGGATGTTGGACGGCTTGATATCGCGGTGGACGACGCCCTGCTCATGGGCATAGGCAAGCGCGCTGGCGATCTGCGCGCCTAGCACCGCGACCTTGTCGGCGGTTAGGCGGCCCTGCGCCGCCAGCAGATCGTCCAGCGGAACGCCATCGACATATTCCATCGCGATATAGGGCGTGCCGTCTGCTTCGCCGACATCATAGATGGTGACGATGTTGGCGTGGCTTAACATGCCCGCCGCGCGGGATTCGCTCAGGAAACGGCGGGAAACTTCGCTGTCGGATCGAAATTCGGGCTTCAGCAGCTTGATCGCGATCGGCCGATCGATGCTGGGGTCATGCGCGCGATGAACATGCGCCATCGCCCCTTCGCCAATAGGCTCATCGATCCGGTATCGTCCGATCCAGCTCATCTCTTCGGGTCCATTCTGGCTTATCATCGCCGCGCCCTCACCATGGCCTGAAGCCGTCGCGCACGATCAAGGTCGCGCTGGATCAACGCATTGCCGGGGTCGAGCCGAAGGGCTTGGCTCAGCAGGCCGACGGCATTGCCGACCTGCCCCTTGTTAAGGGCGGTGAGACCTGCGGAGCGCATTTGGGCGGCGCGGCGAGGATCGGCGGTGCGCGGCGGGGGGGCAGGCGCCGGGGTAGCGGCGGATGGCGCAGGCTTTAATGCGGGGGCGGGCGGCGTTTCAGGACGCGGGCGGGGCGGGGGAGCCGACGCTTCCTTGGGCCGTACGCCGGGGACGCGAACCGTCTGCCCAGGCTTCAATGATCCGGGCGCAGCGACCTGATTATAGCGGGCCAGCAGGTAGAATTTCATCCGGTCGCCCAGGAAGCGTTGGGCGATACCCTGCATTGTGTCGCCCGTCTCGACCCGATAGGCGAAGTTTTGCGCACCCAGCGTCGCGACCGG encodes:
- a CDS encoding serine/threonine-protein kinase — protein: MISQNGPEEMSWIGRYRIDEPIGEGAMAHVHRAHDPSIDRPIAIKLLKPEFRSDSEVSRRFLSESRAAGMLSHANIVTIYDVGEADGTPYIAMEYVDGVPLDDLLAAQGRLTADKVAVLGAQIASALAYAHEQGVVHRDIKPSNILICDNGKTAKLLDFGIARIDGRDVAASERHAARTQAGAVLGTPRYMSPEQALGLAVDARSDLFSLGVVLYEMVTGKIAFTGTGLATLAIQIAQEQPLEIARHVPDCPKGLRFLIGKLLAKKPDQRFADAAQVAQALRREFDAATGDLDQRQEGRMQRYRMPFLLGLSTLLALGTGVDFVVQREKAVMQEMALTSGSSIASFVARNAALHVAENAGRPAAEQDWAPLQAFAVAAASDPSLRHLVIADERNIIRAASNPRLLGTRYQAATAEAPLSSAAGSAVTQTRGGFRFVQPVRYAGVPFGKVDVVIERGSLDMAQRTATLLLAGFAVFVTLVLAICSAASVRIWSRPLRRLRRALDDVTAGNLSFRISHRRKDEIGGLFDSLNRMVASLADRHDNVATALADAERAMLMTRIDPMTAADAAGQKKKKVA
- a CDS encoding LysM peptidoglycan-binding domain-containing protein, with protein sequence MRIIAPTLIAIVAISLAGCASKPGNSAPRPAMVQQVSNAQELGDVVSLLDQGDEAGARKKLEMMLKRDPADARSRNLLDSISADPVATLGAQNFAYRVETGDTMQGIAQRFLGDRMKFYLLARYNQVAAPGSLKPGQTVRVPGVRPKEASAPPPRPRPETPPAPALKPAPSAATPAPAPPPRTADPRRAAQMRSAGLTALNKGQVGNAVGLLSQALRLDPGNALIQRDLDRARRLQAMVRARR